The proteins below come from a single Burkholderia humptydooensis genomic window:
- a CDS encoding ISL3 family transposase, with protein MLDRKALQALGCWTGYRLEGVEWPEGEGRTLSLYLKPVSKVMYCEQCGARCQQIHETTVRRVRDLPLFEYRVVLHVPRRRVWCERCGGPRLEKLAWLGRYQRVTERFAKACEKLLQAASVQAVAAFYDLGWHTVKSIDKMRLRARVADPDWSTIRYLAMDEFALHKGHRYATVVVDPIGRQVLWIGAGRSRETARAFFEQLPQGVAERIEAVAIDMTTAYELEIKAQCPQAEVVYDLFHVVAKYGREVIDRVRVDQANQLRHDRPARKVLKSSRWLLLRNRHNLKPEQSVHLKELLAANQPLLCVYVLRDELKRLWFYRKPAWAEKAWEQWIEQARQSGIAALQLFAQRLQGYWHGIVARCRHPLNTSIVEGINNTIKVIKRRAYGYRDEEYFFLKIRAAFPGNPR; from the coding sequence CACTGGGTTGCTGGACCGGCTATCGGTTAGAGGGGGTGGAATGGCCGGAAGGAGAAGGCCGTACGCTGTCGCTGTATTTGAAGCCGGTCAGCAAGGTCATGTACTGCGAACAGTGCGGTGCACGCTGCCAGCAGATTCATGAGACGACGGTTCGCCGGGTGCGCGATCTGCCACTGTTCGAGTACCGGGTGGTACTGCACGTCCCCCGCCGCCGAGTCTGGTGCGAACGCTGCGGCGGTCCGCGACTGGAGAAACTGGCGTGGCTGGGCCGTTACCAGCGAGTGACGGAGCGATTTGCCAAGGCCTGCGAGAAACTGCTGCAGGCGGCCAGCGTGCAGGCGGTCGCCGCCTTCTACGATTTGGGCTGGCACACGGTCAAATCGATCGACAAGATGCGCTTGCGAGCGCGTGTGGCTGATCCTGACTGGTCGACGATCCGCTATCTGGCGATGGACGAGTTCGCGCTCCATAAAGGTCATCGCTACGCCACGGTGGTGGTCGATCCGATTGGTCGGCAAGTGCTCTGGATTGGAGCGGGACGCTCGCGCGAGACGGCCAGAGCCTTCTTCGAACAGCTTCCCCAGGGTGTTGCCGAGCGCATCGAAGCAGTGGCCATCGACATGACCACGGCCTACGAGTTGGAGATCAAAGCGCAGTGTCCGCAGGCTGAGGTCGTCTACGACCTGTTCCACGTCGTGGCCAAGTACGGGCGTGAGGTGATCGATCGGGTACGGGTCGATCAGGCCAATCAGTTGCGCCATGACCGGCCGGCCCGGAAGGTCCTGAAGTCCAGCCGCTGGTTGCTGCTGCGCAACCGCCACAACCTGAAGCCCGAGCAGTCCGTGCATCTGAAGGAACTGCTGGCCGCCAATCAGCCATTGTTGTGCGTCTACGTGCTACGTGACGAACTCAAGCGGCTCTGGTTCTACCGCAAGCCTGCCTGGGCGGAAAAGGCCTGGGAACAATGGATCGAGCAAGCCCGGCAAAGCGGAATTGCCGCGCTGCAACTGTTTGCGCAGCGCCTGCAGGGTTACTGGCACGGAATCGTGGCCCGCTGCCGACATCCGCTTAATACCAGCATCGTCGAAGGCATCAACAACACCATCAAGGTCATCAAGCGTCGGGCTTACGGGTACCGCGACGAGGAATACTTCTTTCTCAAGATCCGCGCCGCGTTCCCCGGTAATCCGCGATGA
- the purB gene encoding adenylosuccinate lyase, with product MSDTRPDILFALTALSPIDGRYASKTEALRDWLSEAAFMRHRVTVEVHWLIALSRAGFAEVPRFPEAAEQFLLQLVERFTAHDAARIKEIERVTNHDVKAVEYWLKESVKGQAELERASEFIHFACTSEDINNTSHGMMLAGARQHVILPALRTVHGRLVALAHAHAEQPMLSRTHGQPASPTTLGKEIANVAARLARAIERIERVEILGKMNGAVGNFNAHLSAYPEFDWEAFSRDVIENRLKLTFNPYTIQIEPHDYMAELFDAVSRANTILLDLDRDVWGYISVGYFKQKTKAGEIGSSTMPHKVNPIDFENSEGNLGLANATLRHLADKLPVSRWQRDLTDSTVLRNMGVALGYSLLAYDALIRGLDKLEVNPQRLNEDLDNCWEVLAEPVQTVMRRYGIENPYEQLKELTRGKGITRDALRQFIGTLAIPEDAKARLLAMTPASYIGKAVELAKRIA from the coding sequence ATGTCCGACACCCGTCCCGATATCCTTTTCGCCCTCACCGCGCTCTCGCCGATCGACGGCCGCTACGCCAGCAAAACCGAAGCGCTGCGCGACTGGCTCTCCGAAGCCGCCTTCATGCGCCACCGCGTCACCGTCGAGGTGCACTGGCTGATCGCGCTGTCGCGCGCCGGCTTCGCCGAGGTGCCGCGCTTCCCGGAAGCCGCCGAGCAGTTCCTGCTGCAGCTCGTCGAGCGCTTCACCGCGCACGACGCCGCGCGCATCAAGGAAATCGAGCGCGTGACGAACCATGACGTGAAAGCCGTCGAGTACTGGCTGAAGGAATCCGTCAAGGGCCAGGCCGAGCTCGAGCGCGCGAGCGAATTCATCCATTTCGCGTGCACGTCGGAAGACATCAACAACACGTCGCACGGCATGATGCTCGCCGGCGCGCGCCAGCACGTGATCCTGCCCGCGCTGCGCACGGTGCACGGCCGCCTCGTCGCGCTCGCGCACGCGCACGCCGAGCAGCCGATGCTCTCGCGCACGCATGGCCAGCCGGCCAGCCCGACGACGCTCGGCAAGGAAATCGCGAACGTCGCCGCGCGCCTCGCGCGCGCGATCGAGCGCATCGAGCGGGTCGAAATCCTCGGCAAGATGAACGGCGCGGTCGGCAACTTCAACGCGCACCTGTCCGCATATCCGGAGTTCGACTGGGAAGCGTTCTCGCGCGACGTGATCGAGAACCGCCTGAAGCTCACGTTCAACCCGTACACGATCCAGATCGAGCCGCACGACTACATGGCCGAGCTGTTCGACGCCGTTTCGCGCGCGAACACGATCCTGCTCGACCTCGATCGCGACGTGTGGGGCTACATCTCGGTCGGCTACTTCAAGCAGAAGACGAAGGCGGGCGAGATCGGCTCGTCGACGATGCCGCACAAGGTCAACCCGATCGACTTCGAGAACTCGGAAGGCAACCTCGGCCTCGCGAACGCGACGCTGCGCCACCTCGCCGACAAGCTGCCCGTCTCGCGCTGGCAGCGCGACCTGACCGATTCGACGGTGTTGCGCAACATGGGCGTCGCGCTCGGCTATTCGCTGCTCGCGTACGACGCGCTGATCCGCGGCCTCGACAAGCTCGAAGTGAACCCGCAGCGCCTGAACGAAGACCTCGACAACTGCTGGGAAGTGCTCGCCGAGCCGGTGCAGACGGTGATGCGCCGCTACGGCATCGAGAACCCGTACGAGCAGTTGAAGGAACTCACGCGCGGCAAGGGCATCACGCGCGACGCGCTGCGGCAGTTCATCGGCACGCTCGCGATTCCCGAGGACGCGAAGGCGCGCCTTCTCGCGATGACGCCCGCGTCGTACATCGGCAAGGCGGTCGAGCTCGCGAAGCGCATCGCGTAA
- a CDS encoding MFS transporter produces the protein MDTLRTSLRSGNWRSLLACFLYFDTGFTVWVLYGPLAPFIGKDITMTAAQQGFLVAVPVLAAAILRVTLGNLYQSADGRRISLMGVLLSALPAVVLPFVPGTPSYTLLLVLGVFLGIGGASFAVALPMAGSSYPPKVQGLVLGLAAAGNIGAVLDGFMFPHIAAALGWKFSTAAALPLLAIAGFALFAWADDRGEKSGNAKRAFGAFVLTLVGLVALVLAVHAGVFGAGKTGVLLLPVMGALLAIAVLPGRYRAVLAERDTWVIMLIYSITFGGFVGMSSYVTLLLTTLYQMPKIEAGLFMSLLAFLGAIVRPFGGHLADRITGVRALMVILAAIAAADFAFAAVMPPLAGGIALLVCLYVAFGLGNGSTFQLVPHRWKGKTGLLSGIVGAAGGIGGFYLPVVMGIAKESTGSYQLGFATFGALSTCALAALVMLRAQWLRWAAPELAAAEPAAGAGMPIGGAARAGD, from the coding sequence ATGGATACTCTGCGCACCTCCCTCCGAAGCGGCAACTGGCGCTCGCTTCTCGCGTGCTTCCTCTACTTCGACACGGGCTTCACCGTCTGGGTGCTGTACGGCCCGCTCGCGCCGTTCATCGGCAAGGACATCACGATGACGGCCGCGCAACAGGGCTTCCTCGTCGCGGTGCCGGTGCTCGCGGCGGCCATCCTGCGCGTCACGCTCGGCAACCTCTACCAGTCCGCCGACGGCCGGCGCATCTCGCTGATGGGCGTGCTGCTGTCCGCGCTGCCCGCCGTCGTTCTGCCGTTCGTGCCCGGCACGCCGTCGTACACGCTGCTCCTCGTGCTCGGCGTGTTCCTCGGGATCGGCGGCGCGAGCTTCGCGGTCGCGCTGCCGATGGCGGGCAGCAGCTATCCGCCGAAGGTGCAGGGCCTCGTGCTCGGCCTCGCCGCCGCGGGCAACATCGGCGCGGTGCTCGACGGCTTCATGTTCCCGCACATCGCGGCCGCGCTCGGCTGGAAATTCTCGACGGCCGCCGCGCTGCCGCTCCTCGCGATCGCGGGCTTCGCGCTCTTCGCGTGGGCCGACGACCGCGGCGAGAAGTCGGGCAACGCGAAACGCGCGTTCGGCGCGTTCGTGCTCACGCTCGTCGGCCTCGTCGCGCTCGTGCTCGCCGTGCATGCGGGCGTGTTCGGCGCGGGCAAGACGGGCGTGCTGCTGCTGCCCGTGATGGGCGCGCTCCTCGCGATCGCCGTGCTGCCCGGCCGCTATCGCGCGGTGCTCGCCGAGCGCGACACGTGGGTCATCATGCTGATCTACAGCATCACGTTCGGCGGCTTCGTCGGGATGTCGTCGTACGTGACGCTGCTTCTCACGACGCTCTACCAGATGCCGAAGATCGAAGCGGGCCTCTTCATGTCGCTGCTCGCGTTCCTCGGCGCGATCGTGCGCCCGTTCGGCGGCCACCTCGCCGACCGCATCACCGGCGTGCGCGCGCTGATGGTGATCCTCGCCGCGATCGCCGCCGCCGACTTCGCGTTCGCGGCCGTGATGCCGCCGCTCGCGGGCGGGATCGCGCTCCTCGTGTGCCTGTACGTCGCGTTCGGCCTAGGCAACGGCTCGACGTTCCAGCTCGTCCCGCACCGCTGGAAGGGCAAGACCGGCCTGCTGTCCGGCATCGTCGGCGCGGCGGGCGGCATCGGCGGCTTCTATCTGCCCGTCGTGATGGGCATCGCGAAGGAAAGCACGGGCAGCTACCAGCTCGGTTTCGCGACGTTCGGCGCGCTCTCGACCTGCGCGCTCGCCGCGCTCGTGATGCTGCGCGCGCAGTGGCTGCGCTGGGCCGCGCCCGAGCTCGCCGCGGCCGAGCCGGCGGCGGGCGCCGGGATGCCGATCGGCGGCGCGGCGCGCGCCGGCGACTGA
- a CDS encoding LysR substrate-binding domain-containing protein codes for MELKWLEDFVSLAETRSFSRSAELRHVSQPAFSRRIQALEAWLATELIDRSVYPTRLTQAGQVFYEQALAMLSQAHEARTLLRGHVGAPVPTIEFAVPHTLSLTYFPRWLQRIEAKMGQVHTRLRALNVHDAVLSLVEGGCDLVMGYHHPSHPVALDPARYDMLTLGTEPISPFSAPGRGGRARYALPGTADAPVPYLSYTPNAYLGRMTEVIIANARAPLHLDKVYETDMAEALKAMALAGHGVAFLPHSAVEDALASGRLVKLGRAAKGAAEPFALTMEIRLYRDKLAVQGDEPRQKLVRALWDVVREELGAAA; via the coding sequence ATGGAACTCAAATGGCTCGAAGACTTCGTGTCGCTCGCGGAAACGCGCAGCTTCAGCCGCTCGGCCGAGCTGCGGCACGTGTCGCAACCTGCGTTTTCGCGCCGGATCCAGGCGCTCGAAGCGTGGCTCGCGACCGAGCTGATCGATCGTTCGGTCTATCCGACCCGCCTCACGCAGGCGGGCCAGGTGTTCTACGAGCAGGCGCTCGCGATGCTGTCGCAGGCGCACGAGGCGCGCACGCTGCTGCGCGGCCACGTCGGCGCGCCCGTGCCGACGATCGAGTTCGCGGTGCCGCACACGCTGTCGCTCACGTACTTCCCGCGCTGGCTGCAGCGGATCGAGGCGAAGATGGGACAGGTCCACACGCGGCTGCGCGCGCTGAATGTGCATGATGCGGTGCTGTCGCTCGTCGAGGGCGGCTGCGATCTCGTGATGGGCTATCACCACCCGAGCCATCCCGTCGCGCTCGATCCGGCCCGCTACGACATGCTGACGCTCGGCACGGAGCCGATCAGCCCGTTCTCGGCGCCCGGCCGCGGCGGCCGCGCGCGCTACGCGCTGCCCGGCACGGCCGACGCGCCCGTGCCGTATCTGTCGTACACGCCCAATGCGTACCTCGGCCGGATGACCGAAGTGATCATCGCGAACGCGCGCGCGCCGCTCCATCTCGACAAGGTCTACGAGACCGACATGGCCGAGGCGCTGAAGGCGATGGCGCTCGCCGGGCACGGCGTCGCGTTTCTGCCGCACAGCGCGGTCGAGGACGCGCTCGCGAGCGGCCGCCTCGTGAAGCTCGGCCGCGCGGCGAAGGGCGCAGCGGAGCCGTTCGCGCTGACGATGGAGATCCGCCTGTACCGGGACAAGCTCGCGGTGCAGGGCGACGAGCCGCGGCAAAAGCTCGTGCGCGCGCTGTGGGACGTCGTGCGCGAGGAGCTCGGCGCGGCCGCCTGA
- a CDS encoding Glu/Leu/Phe/Val family dehydrogenase: protein MSSQSQSPSVAQSIPSYLHADDLGPWGNYLQQVDRVAPYLGSLSRWIETLKRPKRILIVDVPIELDNGTVAHFEGYRVQHNVSRGPGKGGVRYHQDVTLSEVMALSAWMSVKNAAVNVPYGGAKGGIRVDPRKLSRGELERVTRRYTSEIGIIIGPNTDIPAPDVNTNEQIMAWMMDTYSMNQGQTATGVVTGKPISLGGSLGRREATGRGVFVVGCEAAKKKGVEIEGARIAVQGFGNVGGIAAKLFQEAGAKVIAVQDHTGTIYQPAGVDTVKLIDHVGVTGGVAGFEGAEPMPNDEFWTVETDILIPAALENQITEKNASKIRTKIIVEGANGPTTTAADDILSANGVLVIPDVIANAGGVTVSYFEWVQDFSSFFWTEDEINHRLERVMREAFAGVWAVAQEHGVLVRTAAFIVACKRILMAREMRGLYP from the coding sequence ATGTCTTCGCAATCGCAGTCCCCGTCCGTCGCGCAGTCCATCCCGTCGTACCTGCACGCGGACGATCTCGGCCCCTGGGGCAACTATCTGCAGCAAGTCGATCGCGTCGCGCCGTACCTCGGCTCACTGTCGCGCTGGATCGAGACGCTGAAGCGCCCGAAGCGCATCCTGATCGTCGACGTGCCGATCGAGCTGGACAACGGCACCGTCGCGCACTTCGAGGGCTATCGCGTGCAGCACAACGTATCGCGCGGCCCGGGCAAGGGCGGCGTGCGCTACCACCAGGACGTGACGCTGTCCGAGGTGATGGCGCTGTCCGCCTGGATGTCGGTGAAGAACGCGGCCGTGAACGTGCCGTACGGCGGCGCGAAGGGCGGCATCCGCGTCGATCCGCGCAAGCTCTCGCGCGGCGAGCTCGAGCGCGTGACGCGCCGCTACACCAGCGAAATCGGCATCATCATCGGCCCGAACACCGACATTCCCGCGCCTGACGTCAACACGAACGAGCAGATCATGGCGTGGATGATGGACACGTACTCGATGAACCAGGGCCAGACGGCCACGGGCGTCGTGACCGGCAAGCCGATCTCGCTCGGCGGCTCGCTCGGCCGCCGGGAAGCGACGGGCCGCGGCGTGTTCGTCGTCGGCTGCGAGGCCGCGAAGAAGAAGGGTGTCGAGATCGAAGGCGCGCGCATCGCGGTCCAGGGCTTCGGCAACGTCGGCGGGATCGCCGCGAAGCTGTTCCAGGAGGCGGGCGCGAAGGTGATCGCGGTGCAGGATCACACGGGCACGATCTACCAGCCGGCGGGCGTCGACACCGTCAAGCTGATCGACCACGTCGGCGTGACGGGCGGCGTCGCGGGCTTCGAAGGCGCGGAGCCGATGCCGAACGACGAGTTCTGGACCGTCGAGACCGACATCCTGATTCCGGCCGCGCTAGAAAACCAGATCACCGAGAAGAACGCGTCGAAGATCCGCACGAAGATCATCGTCGAAGGCGCGAACGGCCCGACGACGACGGCCGCGGACGACATCCTGAGCGCGAACGGCGTGCTCGTGATTCCCGACGTGATCGCGAACGCGGGAGGCGTGACCGTGTCGTACTTCGAGTGGGTGCAGGATTTCTCGAGCTTCTTCTGGACGGAAGACGAGATCAACCATCGTCTCGAGCGCGTGATGCGCGAGGCGTTCGCCGGTGTGTGGGCGGTGGCCCAGGAGCACGGCGTGTTGGTGCGCACGGCGGCGTTCATCGTCGCGTGCAAGCGCATCCTGATGGCGCGCGAAATGCGCGGCCTGTACCCCTGA
- a CDS encoding glutamate/aspartate ABC transporter substrate-binding protein: MKFPKAMLVVAALSTFAGGAIAQETGTLKKIKDTGVIALGHRESSIPFSYYDQSQQVVGYSRDFQMKVVDAVKKKLNLSNLQVRNIPVTSQNRIPLVQNGTVDIECGSTTNNLDRQKQAAFSDTIFVIGTRLMTKKDSGIKDFADLKGKTVVTTAGTTSERLLREMNNKNQMGMNIISAKDHGESFQTLETGRAVAFMMDDALLAGERAKAKQPGEWVIVGKPQSQEAYGCMMRKDDPAFKKVVDDAIAQVEKSGEAAKIYSKWFENPIPPKGLNLNFPLSDEMKKLYANPNDKALD; encoded by the coding sequence ATGAAATTCCCGAAAGCAATGCTGGTGGTCGCGGCGCTGAGCACATTCGCCGGCGGCGCCATCGCCCAGGAAACGGGCACGCTGAAAAAAATCAAGGATACGGGCGTGATTGCGCTGGGGCACCGCGAATCGTCGATTCCGTTCTCGTACTATGACCAGAGCCAGCAGGTCGTCGGCTATTCGCGCGACTTCCAGATGAAGGTCGTCGACGCGGTCAAGAAGAAGCTGAATCTGTCCAACCTGCAGGTGAGGAACATTCCGGTGACGTCGCAGAACCGGATTCCGCTCGTGCAGAACGGCACGGTCGACATCGAGTGCGGCTCGACGACGAACAATCTCGACCGCCAGAAGCAAGCGGCGTTCTCGGACACGATCTTCGTGATCGGCACGCGCCTCATGACGAAGAAGGACTCGGGCATCAAGGATTTCGCCGACCTGAAGGGCAAGACTGTCGTCACGACGGCGGGCACGACGTCCGAGCGTCTGCTGCGCGAGATGAACAACAAGAACCAGATGGGGATGAACATCATCAGCGCGAAGGACCACGGCGAGTCGTTCCAGACGCTCGAGACGGGCCGCGCGGTCGCGTTCATGATGGACGACGCGCTGCTCGCGGGCGAGCGCGCGAAGGCGAAGCAGCCGGGCGAATGGGTGATCGTCGGCAAGCCGCAGTCTCAGGAGGCGTACGGCTGCATGATGCGCAAGGACGATCCGGCGTTCAAGAAGGTGGTCGACGACGCGATCGCGCAGGTCGAGAAGTCGGGCGAAGCCGCGAAGATCTACTCGAAGTGGTTCGAGAATCCGATCCCGCCGAAGGGCCTGAATCTGAACTTCCCGCTCTCCGACGAGATGAAGAAGCTCTACGCGAATCCGAACGACAAGGCGCTCGATTGA
- a CDS encoding amino acid ABC transporter permease — protein sequence MSYHWNWGIFLSPVSTGEPTTYLGWLMSGFWVTIKVSLAAWVIALVVGSLFGVLRTMPSKWLSAIGTVYVSIFRNIPLIVQFFIWYLVVPELLPVSIGTWIKQLPPGTQFFTASIVCLGLFTGARVCEQVRSGINALPKGQRAAGLAMGFTQWQTYRYVLLPVAYRIIVPPLTSEFLNIFKNSAVASTIGLLDLSAQARQLVDYTAQTYESFIAVTLAYVVINLIVMAFMRWVESKSRLPGYIGGK from the coding sequence ATGTCTTACCACTGGAACTGGGGCATCTTCCTGAGCCCCGTTTCGACGGGCGAACCGACCACCTATCTCGGCTGGCTGATGTCGGGATTCTGGGTGACGATCAAGGTGTCGCTCGCCGCGTGGGTGATCGCGCTCGTCGTCGGGTCGCTGTTCGGCGTGCTGCGCACCATGCCGAGCAAATGGCTGTCGGCGATCGGCACGGTCTACGTATCGATCTTCCGCAACATCCCGCTCATCGTGCAGTTCTTCATCTGGTACCTCGTCGTGCCCGAATTGCTGCCCGTGTCGATCGGCACCTGGATCAAGCAGTTGCCGCCCGGCACGCAATTCTTCACCGCGTCGATCGTCTGTCTTGGCCTCTTCACGGGCGCGCGCGTCTGCGAGCAGGTGCGCTCCGGCATCAACGCGCTGCCGAAGGGCCAGCGCGCGGCCGGCCTCGCGATGGGCTTCACGCAATGGCAGACGTACCGCTACGTGCTCCTGCCCGTCGCATACCGGATCATCGTGCCGCCGCTCACGTCCGAATTCCTGAACATCTTCAAGAATTCGGCCGTCGCGTCGACGATCGGCCTGCTCGACCTGTCCGCGCAGGCGCGGCAGCTCGTCGACTACACCGCGCAGACCTACGAGTCGTTCATCGCGGTCACGCTCGCGTACGTGGTCATCAATCTGATCGTGATGGCGTTCATGCGCTGGGTCGAGAGCAAGTCCCGGCTGCCCGGCTACATCGGAGGCAAGTGA
- the gltK gene encoding glutamate/aspartate ABC transporter permease GltK codes for MHQFDWSSIPGALPTLWTGAIITFKITLLAIVIGIVWGTLLALMRLSGVKPLAWFAQGYVTVFRSIPLVMVLLWFFLIVPQVLQGVLGLSPTIDIRLASAMVAFSLFEAAYYSEIIRAGIQAVPRGQVNAAFALGMNYAQAMRLVILPQAFRAMVPLLLTQAIVLFQDTSLVYVISLADFFRTAANIGDRDGTSVEMILFAGACYFVVCSAASALVKGLQKKVTR; via the coding sequence ATGCATCAGTTCGACTGGAGTAGTATTCCCGGCGCGCTGCCGACGCTCTGGACGGGCGCGATCATCACGTTCAAGATCACGCTGCTCGCGATCGTGATCGGGATCGTCTGGGGCACGCTGCTTGCGCTGATGCGCCTGTCGGGCGTCAAGCCGCTCGCGTGGTTCGCGCAGGGCTACGTCACCGTGTTCCGCTCGATTCCGCTCGTGATGGTGCTGCTGTGGTTCTTCCTGATCGTGCCGCAGGTGCTGCAGGGCGTGCTCGGGCTGTCGCCGACGATCGACATCCGGCTCGCGTCGGCGATGGTCGCGTTTTCGCTTTTCGAAGCCGCGTATTATTCGGAGATCATCAGGGCGGGCATCCAGGCGGTGCCGCGCGGGCAGGTGAACGCCGCGTTCGCGCTCGGCATGAACTACGCGCAGGCGATGCGCCTCGTGATCCTGCCGCAGGCGTTCCGCGCGATGGTGCCGCTCCTGCTCACGCAGGCGATCGTGCTGTTCCAGGACACGTCGCTCGTCTACGTGATCAGCCTCGCGGATTTCTTCCGCACGGCCGCGAACATCGGCGATCGCGACGGCACGAGCGTCGAGATGATCCTGTTCGCGGGCGCATGCTATTTCGTCGTGTGCTCGGCCGCATCCGCATTGGTCAAAGGACTCCAGAAAAAGGTCACAAGATGA
- a CDS encoding amino acid ABC transporter ATP-binding protein — MISIKNVSKWYGQFQVLTDCTTEVKKGEVVVVCGPSGSGKSTLIKTVNGLEPFQQGEILVNGQSVGDKKTNLSKLRSKVGMVFQHFELFPHLSITENLTLAQIKVLGRDKDEAAEKGMKLLDRVGLKAHAHKYPGQLSGGQQQRVAIARALSMDPIAMLFDEPTSALDPEMINEVLDVMVELAQEGMTMMVVTHEMGFAKKVAHRVIFMDKGLIVEDDRKEEFFANPKSDRAKDFLAKILH; from the coding sequence ATGATTTCCATTAAGAACGTGTCGAAGTGGTACGGCCAGTTTCAGGTGCTGACGGATTGCACGACGGAAGTGAAGAAGGGCGAAGTGGTGGTCGTGTGCGGGCCGTCGGGCTCGGGCAAGTCGACGCTCATCAAGACCGTGAACGGCCTCGAGCCGTTTCAGCAGGGCGAGATTCTCGTCAACGGGCAATCGGTCGGCGACAAGAAGACGAACCTGTCGAAGCTGCGCTCGAAGGTCGGGATGGTGTTCCAGCACTTCGAGCTGTTTCCGCATCTGTCGATCACGGAGAACCTGACGCTCGCGCAGATCAAGGTGCTCGGCCGCGACAAGGACGAAGCGGCCGAGAAGGGGATGAAGCTGCTCGATCGCGTGGGCCTGAAGGCGCATGCGCACAAGTATCCGGGCCAGTTGTCGGGCGGCCAGCAACAGCGTGTCGCGATCGCGCGCGCGCTGTCGATGGACCCGATCGCGATGCTGTTCGACGAGCCGACCTCCGCGCTCGATCCGGAGATGATCAACGAGGTGCTCGACGTGATGGTCGAGCTCGCGCAGGAAGGGATGACGATGATGGTCGTCACGCACGAGATGGGCTTCGCGAAGAAGGTCGCCCATCGCGTGATCTTCATGGACAAGGGCTTGATCGTCGAGGACGACCGCAAGGAAGAGTTCTTCGCGAATCCGAAGTCGGATCGCGCGAAGGATTTTCTCGCGAAGATCCTGCATTGA
- a CDS encoding class II glutamine amidotransferase: protein MCQLFGMNCAEPTDVTFSFTGFAARGGLTDHHADGWGIAFFEDKACRLFIDQQSSATSPIAEMVKRYPIKSKNTIAHIRKATQGHILLENCHPFMRELWGRHWIFAHNGDLHDYTPDLDGSVYQPVGTTDSEKAFCKLMQGLREAFPSAQPPLPELFEQVGELTRDITRHGVFNFLMSNGQALFAHCSTRLHYLVRRWPFSTAHLIDEDISIDFAKYTTPEDRVAVIATQPLTDDEVWTALEPGELVMFQCGDVAATMRIPVPEAVLEKLRNPALDASASAPRRAAALAASGEAGDLGDDPVDF from the coding sequence ATGTGCCAACTCTTCGGAATGAACTGCGCCGAACCAACGGACGTGACGTTCTCGTTTACCGGCTTCGCGGCCCGCGGCGGGCTCACCGATCATCATGCCGACGGCTGGGGCATCGCGTTCTTCGAGGACAAGGCCTGCCGCCTCTTCATCGACCAGCAGTCGTCCGCGACGTCGCCCATCGCCGAGATGGTCAAGCGCTACCCGATCAAGTCGAAGAACACGATCGCGCACATCCGCAAGGCGACGCAGGGGCACATCCTGCTGGAGAACTGCCATCCGTTCATGCGCGAGCTGTGGGGCCGCCACTGGATCTTCGCGCACAACGGCGATCTGCACGACTACACGCCCGATCTCGACGGCAGCGTCTATCAGCCGGTCGGCACGACCGACAGCGAGAAGGCGTTCTGCAAGCTGATGCAGGGCCTGCGCGAAGCGTTTCCGAGCGCGCAGCCGCCGCTGCCCGAGCTGTTCGAGCAGGTCGGCGAGCTCACGCGCGACATCACGCGGCACGGCGTGTTCAATTTCCTGATGTCGAACGGGCAGGCGCTGTTCGCGCACTGCTCGACGCGCCTGCACTACCTCGTGCGGCGCTGGCCGTTCTCGACCGCGCACCTGATCGACGAAGACATCTCGATCGACTTCGCGAAATACACGACGCCGGAAGACCGCGTCGCGGTGATCGCGACGCAGCCGCTCACCGACGACGAAGTGTGGACCGCGCTCGAGCCGGGCGAGCTCGTGATGTTCCAGTGCGGCGACGTCGCGGCGACGATGCGCATCCCGGTGCCGGAAGCCGTGCTCGAGAAGCTGCGCAACCCGGCGCTCGACGCATCCGCGTCGGCGCCGCGCCGGGCGGCCGCGCTCGCGGCGAGCGGCGAGGCCGGCGATCTCGGCGACGATCCGGTCGATTTCTGA